Proteins found in one Longimicrobium terrae genomic segment:
- a CDS encoding HEAT repeat domain-containing protein, with protein MSERSPSDRRAPDPVADLLAAGDAEGAAARALATAADERPWVRERALASTPRLRNARLLLPALEAALRDGGDAGRRNAARSLLAAMSAPGALPGALRMLDRLTRHDPDGDVRLLAASALGESQNPGARAALEAALVDEDANVAAAAADALGSLGDPRSVDALAAVTAGGDPWRALAAVFALGRIGAARALPALAAAVADPMLAGAAVEAIGELGDPAAMDALRTAAESGDEELRAAVLQAAAGLIPSSPPPPPEWLRQAARADEARLVEQFRADDTGDSRAAVLLGIAGTETAAALLGDALGEPERGPAAAGALGLLPPDVALAVLLPRLHGADAGARAELLAALPALPDRASAEAVAALLGDDDAEVRATAAESLARALPGAEGREVVASALADPARRTGAALALGRFPGDACDLLLPLLADESADTRRAAAEGIARCSRPDALALVTAALRRERDPATLRALAAALATTGGAAAVPPLAELAEGGDPGARFAAVRALGRTGAPEAVDALLRVLGGTDDPGVEAAALAALGELGDPRGTEAVTARMESGDRDLRRVAAIALRKIAPPGAAERLVRALADPDWRVRLAAARTLARVDAPEALSALREVRACDSDPLVRQAAARALGEG; from the coding sequence GTGTCTGAGCGCTCCCCGTCCGACCGCCGCGCCCCCGACCCCGTGGCCGACCTCCTGGCCGCGGGCGACGCGGAGGGGGCCGCCGCGCGCGCCCTGGCCACCGCGGCGGACGAGCGCCCCTGGGTGCGCGAGCGCGCCCTGGCCTCCACGCCCCGGCTGCGCAACGCCCGCCTCCTTCTTCCCGCGCTGGAGGCGGCGCTGCGCGACGGGGGCGACGCGGGGCGCCGCAACGCCGCTCGCTCGCTGCTGGCGGCCATGTCCGCCCCCGGCGCGCTTCCCGGCGCGCTGCGCATGCTGGACCGGCTGACGCGGCACGACCCGGACGGAGACGTGCGGCTGCTGGCGGCTTCGGCGCTGGGCGAGTCGCAGAACCCGGGCGCCCGCGCCGCGCTGGAGGCGGCGCTGGTGGACGAGGACGCCAACGTGGCCGCGGCCGCCGCGGACGCGCTGGGCTCCCTGGGCGACCCGCGCTCCGTGGACGCGCTGGCCGCCGTGACCGCGGGGGGCGATCCCTGGCGGGCGCTGGCGGCGGTGTTCGCGCTGGGGCGCATCGGCGCGGCGCGCGCGCTCCCCGCGCTGGCGGCCGCCGTGGCGGACCCCATGCTGGCCGGCGCCGCGGTGGAAGCCATCGGCGAACTGGGCGATCCCGCCGCCATGGACGCGCTCCGCACCGCCGCGGAGTCGGGGGACGAGGAGCTGCGCGCGGCGGTGCTGCAGGCGGCGGCGGGGCTCATCCCCTCTTCCCCCCCGCCGCCGCCGGAGTGGCTGCGGCAGGCCGCGCGGGCGGACGAGGCGCGGCTGGTGGAGCAGTTCCGCGCGGACGACACGGGCGACTCGCGCGCCGCCGTCCTGCTGGGCATCGCGGGGACGGAAACGGCCGCCGCGCTCCTGGGCGACGCGCTGGGCGAGCCGGAGCGCGGGCCCGCGGCGGCCGGCGCGCTCGGCCTCCTGCCGCCGGACGTGGCCCTCGCCGTCCTCCTTCCCCGCCTGCACGGAGCGGACGCGGGAGCGCGGGCGGAGCTGCTGGCCGCCCTTCCCGCCCTGCCGGACCGCGCGTCGGCGGAGGCGGTGGCGGCGCTGCTGGGGGATGACGACGCGGAGGTGCGCGCCACGGCGGCGGAGTCGCTGGCCCGCGCCCTTCCCGGGGCGGAGGGGCGCGAAGTCGTAGCCTCGGCGCTGGCGGACCCCGCGCGCCGGACCGGCGCGGCGCTGGCCCTGGGCCGCTTCCCGGGGGACGCGTGCGACCTGCTCCTTCCCCTGCTGGCGGACGAGTCTGCGGACACGCGCCGCGCGGCGGCGGAGGGAATCGCGCGCTGCTCCCGGCCGGACGCGCTCGCCCTGGTGACCGCCGCCCTGCGGCGGGAACGGGACCCGGCCACCCTGCGCGCCCTGGCCGCCGCGCTGGCCACCACCGGCGGCGCGGCCGCCGTTCCCCCGCTGGCGGAGCTGGCGGAGGGCGGAGACCCGGGGGCGCGATTCGCCGCCGTGCGCGCGCTGGGCCGCACGGGTGCGCCGGAAGCGGTGGACGCCCTGCTGCGCGTGCTCGGCGGCACGGACGATCCCGGCGTGGAGGCGGCCGCCCTCGCCGCGCTGGGCGAGCTGGGCGATCCGCGGGGGACGGAGGCGGTGACGGCGCGGATGGAGTCCGGCGACCGAGACCTGCGGCGGGTGGCGGCCATCGCGCTGCGGAAGATCGCCCCGCCGGGCGCGGCGGAGCGGCTGGTGCGGGCGCTGGCGGATCCGGACTGGCGCGTGCGCCTGGCCGCGGCGCGCACCCTGGCCCGGGTGGACGCGCCGGAAGCCCTTTCCGCCCTGCGCGAGGTGCGCGCGTGCGACAGCGATCCGCTGGTGCGGCAGGCCGCGGCGCGCGCGCTGGGTGAGGGCTGA
- a CDS encoding helix-turn-helix domain-containing protein has product MVQYMKIRLDTSFAALSDPTRRGVLEQLGRADASITELAERFHMTLTGMKKHVGILEQAGLVITEKIGRVRTCRLGPRRLEEETAWLEAYRQRWDQRFDELDRVVEELTRKENGDERRNGT; this is encoded by the coding sequence GTGGTTCAGTATATGAAGATCAGACTCGATACTTCGTTTGCCGCGCTCTCGGACCCCACGCGGCGTGGCGTTCTGGAGCAGCTCGGGCGAGCCGACGCTTCGATCACGGAGCTCGCCGAGCGGTTCCACATGACGCTCACGGGCATGAAGAAGCACGTGGGCATCCTGGAGCAGGCGGGGCTCGTCATCACGGAGAAGATCGGGCGGGTGCGGACGTGCCGCCTCGGCCCGCGCCGGCTGGAGGAGGAGACGGCGTGGCTGGAGGCATACCGCCAGCGCTGGGACCAACGCTTCGACGAACTGGACAGGGTTGTCGAGGAACTTACTCGAAAGGAGAACGGTGATGAACGCAGAAACGGAACGTAG
- a CDS encoding chemotaxis protein CheA, whose protein sequence is MHSDPCLPTRGPHQRPEQDRLSDLLDLSELFGDFRDEGRAQLARLDEALAQAEAGTALAAEDRAELMRALHTLKGNAAMLGLRPLQELVHTVEDAFKGAASLASLPLDVLQRSGSALRRALEVAGSPTQEDGFAPLPVLRAELTDALAAPAADDGPGEPESAADPVAADAIHPDDDPQAPAVTPAPASAEAAALAEDATNAGAPAVPPPASAVVPAAPVLAPEWTGVREETIRIPFDRLDPLLSQVDDLVRAVESLRTWAAGHADALQAAGLRRGMGEHVETLEGIAGTVRRSATSLRLVAVERVFSRFPALAADLARERGKRVRVELAGEGTELDKATADALLDPLLHLVRNAVDHGVETPDERRAAGKPEAAVIRLSAAQEGDRVRIEVEDDGRGLNRAFIEQRGRELGLLATDDPSPEEVDELLFRPGFSTRREADEISGRGVGLDVVRAAVSRMRGQVWVEDGDEGGTRFVLQLPLTVAMVPVLFFHAAGQTLAIPALDVEETLRAGPPGQVGAAETVPVRDEALPLIRVERVFGWDAAPDPAYVLVLRRGTRAAALGADRLLAQDSATVRALPAALGSPRGVSGAVVDAGGRVVLLLDPEHMLQMNVDLYRGGAGGG, encoded by the coding sequence TTGCATAGCGATCCTTGCTTACCCACGCGCGGCCCACACCAGCGACCGGAGCAGGACAGACTGTCGGACCTGCTGGATCTTTCCGAACTCTTCGGCGACTTTCGCGACGAGGGCCGCGCCCAGCTGGCGCGGCTCGACGAGGCGCTGGCTCAGGCGGAAGCCGGCACCGCGCTCGCCGCGGAGGACCGCGCCGAGCTCATGCGCGCGCTGCACACGCTCAAGGGCAACGCGGCCATGCTCGGCCTGCGCCCGCTGCAGGAGCTGGTGCACACGGTGGAGGATGCGTTCAAGGGCGCCGCCTCGCTCGCCTCCCTGCCGCTGGACGTGCTGCAGCGCTCCGGCTCCGCGCTGCGCCGCGCGCTGGAAGTGGCCGGCTCCCCCACACAGGAAGACGGATTCGCGCCGCTCCCCGTCCTTCGCGCCGAACTGACGGACGCGCTCGCCGCCCCCGCCGCGGACGATGGACCCGGAGAGCCGGAATCCGCCGCTGATCCCGTGGCAGCGGACGCCATCCATCCCGATGACGATCCCCAGGCGCCCGCGGTCACGCCGGCGCCCGCATCGGCCGAAGCCGCTGCCCTCGCGGAAGATGCGACCAATGCCGGGGCGCCCGCCGTTCCGCCTCCCGCGTCCGCGGTCGTGCCCGCCGCGCCGGTCCTGGCGCCGGAGTGGACCGGGGTGCGCGAGGAAACCATCCGCATTCCGTTCGACCGGCTGGACCCGCTGCTGAGCCAGGTGGACGACCTGGTGCGCGCAGTGGAAAGCCTGCGCACCTGGGCGGCGGGCCACGCGGACGCGCTGCAGGCCGCGGGACTGCGCCGGGGGATGGGCGAGCACGTCGAGACGCTGGAGGGGATCGCGGGCACCGTGCGCCGCTCCGCCACCTCGCTGCGCCTGGTGGCCGTGGAGCGCGTCTTCAGCCGCTTTCCCGCGCTGGCCGCCGACCTGGCCCGCGAGCGCGGCAAACGCGTCCGCGTGGAGCTGGCGGGCGAGGGCACGGAGCTGGACAAGGCGACCGCCGACGCGCTGCTGGACCCGCTCCTCCATCTGGTCCGCAACGCGGTGGACCACGGGGTGGAAACGCCGGACGAGCGCCGCGCGGCGGGCAAGCCGGAAGCGGCCGTCATCCGCCTGTCCGCGGCGCAGGAAGGCGACCGCGTGCGCATCGAGGTGGAAGACGACGGCCGCGGGCTGAACCGCGCCTTCATCGAGCAGCGCGGGCGCGAACTGGGGCTGCTGGCCACGGACGATCCATCCCCAGAAGAGGTGGATGAACTGCTGTTCCGCCCCGGCTTCAGCACGCGGCGCGAGGCGGACGAAATCAGCGGGCGCGGCGTGGGGCTGGACGTGGTGCGCGCCGCCGTGTCGCGTATGCGCGGCCAGGTGTGGGTGGAAGACGGCGACGAGGGCGGCACCCGCTTCGTGCTGCAGCTTCCGCTGACGGTGGCCATGGTTCCCGTCCTCTTCTTTCACGCCGCCGGGCAGACGCTGGCCATCCCCGCGCTGGACGTGGAGGAAACGCTGCGCGCCGGCCCCCCGGGCCAGGTGGGCGCCGCGGAAACGGTGCCCGTGCGCGACGAGGCCCTGCCGCTGATCCGCGTGGAGCGCGTCTTTGGCTGGGATGCCGCGCCGGACCCGGCGTACGTGCTGGTGCTTCGCCGCGGAACGCGGGCGGCGGCGCTGGGCGCCGACCGGCTTTTGGCGCAGGACTCGGCCACCGTGCGCGCCCTTCCCGCCGCGCTGGGCAGCCCGCGGGGCGTGTCGGGCGCGGTGGTGGACGCGGGCGGCCGGGTGGTGCTTCTGCTTGACCCTGAACACATGCTGCAGATGAACGTGGACCTGTACCGCGGAGGAGCGGGTGGCGGATGA
- a CDS encoding methyl-accepting chemotaxis protein — translation MNSSWFDNMGVRNKILLGFAPVLLLMIIIAAAVAAQGMRIRALDQESERAERVQREAAELDVAISDRTLAFRDFLLSGQDTALTMYAEADQRVKLHLDSAQFYVRDTTQHARLDSTVQFSQAWVDTVAVPGIALRRATLRPGGPGIDSIVRFVQSGVGRRGAGRARAMLGRFDDRALELSAERRADVRKATSQARDTAVGLTVLGIIMALGAAWLLANRISRPLQDAVAFASGVAEGDLTGQAHAGSTDELGQLTTTLNRMSGDLRGAVGGVNTAALQTAAAAEQIAASSQRLAATIDDQVAATEQTSTSMEEIAAQITRVASSAESLAASVEQTSSSIAEMGQSIEHTAGSADTLGSAVEETSATIEEMAASIQQVGRHVDETRRIASEAEIAATTGGETVGQTVDGMRRIHDEVNRLTERMRVLGGQGESVGQISQTIEDIADQTNLLALNAAIEAARAGEHGRGFAVVAQEIRRLAERSVDSAREINQTVRSVRSGVDAAVESSGSLAERTQQGITLAEGASRALERIVDASARTSQLMQEVSLATGQQILAAQQAQQATQHIQRVTEEVRIATREQSIASRQIVQATENMNQQTQEVFAATAEQKRGGEMILRATENIAQGARAAQTSVREAQRAAEDVSGQAARLTELVSRFRV, via the coding sequence ATGAACAGTTCGTGGTTCGACAACATGGGCGTGCGCAACAAGATCCTGCTGGGGTTCGCGCCCGTGCTGCTGCTGATGATCATCATCGCGGCCGCGGTCGCCGCCCAGGGCATGCGCATCCGCGCACTGGACCAGGAGTCCGAGCGCGCCGAGCGGGTGCAGCGCGAGGCGGCGGAGCTGGACGTGGCCATCAGCGACCGCACGCTGGCCTTTCGCGACTTTCTGCTCAGCGGCCAGGACACGGCGCTGACCATGTACGCCGAGGCCGACCAGCGGGTGAAGCTGCACCTGGACAGCGCCCAGTTCTACGTGCGCGACACCACGCAGCACGCCCGGCTGGATTCCACCGTGCAGTTTTCGCAGGCGTGGGTGGACACCGTCGCCGTGCCGGGAATCGCGCTGCGGCGCGCCACGCTGCGCCCTGGCGGCCCGGGGATCGATTCCATCGTACGCTTTGTCCAGAGCGGGGTGGGCCGGCGCGGCGCCGGCCGCGCCCGCGCCATGCTGGGCCGCTTTGACGACCGCGCGCTGGAGCTTTCCGCCGAACGCCGCGCGGACGTGCGCAAGGCCACTTCGCAGGCCCGCGACACCGCGGTGGGGCTTACGGTGCTGGGGATCATCATGGCGCTGGGAGCCGCGTGGCTGCTGGCCAACCGCATCAGCCGCCCGCTGCAGGACGCCGTCGCCTTTGCCAGCGGCGTGGCGGAGGGCGACCTGACGGGGCAGGCCCACGCCGGGAGCACGGACGAACTGGGGCAGCTGACCACCACGCTCAACCGCATGTCGGGCGACCTGCGCGGCGCGGTGGGCGGCGTGAACACCGCCGCGCTGCAGACCGCCGCCGCCGCCGAGCAGATCGCCGCCAGCTCGCAGCGGCTGGCGGCGACCATCGACGACCAGGTGGCCGCCACCGAGCAGACGTCCACCTCGATGGAGGAGATCGCCGCGCAGATCACCCGCGTGGCCTCCAGCGCCGAGTCGCTGGCCGCGTCGGTGGAGCAGACTTCCAGTTCCATCGCCGAGATGGGGCAGTCCATCGAACACACCGCCGGCAGCGCCGACACGCTGGGCTCCGCGGTGGAAGAAACGTCGGCCACCATCGAGGAGATGGCCGCCAGCATCCAGCAGGTGGGGCGCCACGTGGACGAAACGCGCCGCATCGCCTCCGAGGCGGAAATCGCCGCCACGACCGGAGGCGAGACGGTGGGACAGACGGTGGACGGAATGCGCCGCATTCACGACGAGGTCAACCGCCTCACCGAGCGGATGCGGGTGCTGGGCGGGCAGGGCGAGTCGGTGGGGCAGATTTCGCAGACCATCGAGGACATCGCCGACCAGACCAACCTGCTGGCGCTGAACGCGGCCATCGAGGCGGCCCGCGCGGGCGAGCACGGGCGCGGCTTCGCGGTGGTGGCGCAGGAGATCCGCCGCCTGGCCGAGCGCTCGGTGGATTCGGCGCGCGAGATCAACCAGACGGTGCGCTCCGTCCGCAGCGGCGTGGACGCGGCGGTGGAAAGCAGCGGCTCGCTGGCGGAGCGGACGCAGCAGGGAATCACCCTGGCGGAGGGGGCGTCGCGGGCGCTGGAACGCATCGTGGATGCGTCGGCGCGCACCAGCCAGCTGATGCAGGAGGTTTCGCTCGCCACCGGGCAGCAGATCCTGGCGGCGCAGCAGGCGCAGCAGGCCACGCAGCACATCCAGCGCGTGACGGAAGAGGTGAGGATCGCCACCCGCGAGCAGTCCATCGCCAGCCGCCAGATCGTGCAGGCCACGGAAAACATGAACCAGCAGACGCAGGAAGTCTTCGCGGCCACGGCGGAGCAGAAGCGGGGCGGCGAAATGATCCTGCGCGCCACCGAAAACATCGCGCAGGGCGCCCGCGCGGCGCAGACCTCCGTGCGCGAAGCGCAGCGCGCGGCCGAAGACGTGTCGGGGCAGGCCGCCCGGCTGACCGAGCTGGTGAGCCGCTTCCGTGTCTGA
- a CDS encoding chemotaxis protein CheW produces the protein MSVLAVHAGGAEFGIPADRVREVLRPPPLTRVPAPPPGILGVAQVRGTVLAVMDLGARLGMAPVASDGRLVVVWGRGREAVGLLVDRVVGLAEAEDGESAPPAEAEAALPAGWLAGVSAPAPGRRVALLHLERVLGEEAT, from the coding sequence GTGAGCGTGCTGGCCGTGCACGCGGGCGGGGCGGAGTTCGGTATTCCCGCCGACCGCGTGCGCGAGGTGCTGCGCCCGCCGCCGCTCACCCGCGTTCCCGCCCCCCCGCCGGGGATCCTGGGGGTGGCGCAGGTGCGCGGAACGGTGCTGGCGGTCATGGACCTGGGCGCGCGGCTGGGCATGGCGCCCGTGGCCAGCGACGGGCGGCTGGTGGTGGTGTGGGGGCGCGGCCGCGAAGCGGTGGGACTGCTGGTGGACCGCGTGGTGGGGCTGGCGGAGGCGGAGGACGGCGAGTCCGCCCCGCCCGCCGAAGCGGAGGCGGCGCTGCCGGCCGGATGGCTGGCCGGCGTGTCCGCGCCCGCGCCGGGACGGCGCGTGGCGCTGCTGCACCTGGAACGAGTCCTGGGCGAAGAGGCGACATGA
- a CDS encoding CheR family methyltransferase yields MPVPLLDDEFRLWTEWLREELGHRWGPERREILRTRLEPRRAALGLDSFDALLFHLRFHPEREAERALLVPHLTNNESYFCREQGSLEVIRDEVFPALRQQLGAGGQARLLSAACSTGEEAYTLSILAAEAGVFTAPGALRVTGVDVDPAALGRAEAGVYGEHAFRGTGAAWRARFFEKQGAEQWSVKPAVREPVRFRPANLVQNDWWRGLPPQHLILCRNVMIYFDADAVLRAARGLWEALAPGGYLFLGHAESLRQVPVPFNLERRPGALFYRRPEGDA; encoded by the coding sequence ATGCCGGTTCCCCTGCTGGACGACGAGTTCCGCTTGTGGACGGAATGGCTGCGCGAGGAGCTGGGCCACCGCTGGGGCCCGGAGCGGCGCGAAATCCTGCGCACGCGGCTGGAGCCGCGCCGCGCCGCGCTGGGGCTGGACAGCTTCGACGCCCTCCTCTTCCACCTCCGCTTTCACCCGGAGCGCGAGGCGGAGCGTGCGCTGCTGGTGCCGCACCTGACCAACAACGAAAGCTACTTCTGCCGCGAGCAGGGAAGCCTGGAGGTCATTCGCGACGAGGTCTTTCCCGCCCTGCGGCAGCAGCTGGGCGCGGGCGGGCAGGCGCGGCTGCTGAGCGCCGCCTGCTCCACGGGGGAAGAAGCGTACACCCTGTCCATCCTGGCGGCGGAGGCGGGCGTCTTCACCGCCCCGGGCGCGCTGCGGGTGACCGGGGTGGACGTGGACCCCGCCGCGCTCGGGCGGGCGGAGGCCGGGGTATACGGCGAGCACGCCTTTCGCGGAACCGGCGCCGCGTGGCGGGCGCGCTTTTTTGAAAAGCAGGGCGCCGAACAGTGGTCCGTGAAGCCCGCGGTGCGGGAGCCGGTGCGCTTTCGCCCCGCCAACCTGGTGCAGAACGACTGGTGGCGCGGTCTGCCTCCCCAGCACCTGATCCTGTGCCGGAACGTGATGATCTACTTTGACGCCGACGCCGTGCTTCGTGCCGCGCGCGGCCTGTGGGAGGCGCTGGCCCCCGGCGGATACCTGTTCCTGGGGCACGCCGAAAGCCTGCGCCAGGTTCCGGTTCCGTTCAACCTGGAGCGCCGCCCGGGCGCGCTCTTCTATCGCCGGCCGGAAGGGGACGCGTGA
- a CDS encoding chemotaxis-specific protein-glutamate methyltransferase CheB, translating to MTQPARVLLVDDSAFVRRATERMLAPLAGVSVVGFARDGEEAVQQVRDLRPDLVIMDVEMPGMDGVAALERIMRECPTPVLLLSSHTRDGAEITLRALEHGAVDFLDKGGAASSMDIHALAPVLREKVWAVLKARTDPLRAPAESGRAARAVDSAPAPAHPGRYEVVAIGTSTGGPRALAELIPALPAGFAAAVVVAQHMPAGFTETLSERLDKRSPLRVSEARDGDAVLPGCVLIAPGGRQMELRRTGGALTVHVFDDPGQLHKPSVDLLFRSVARVAGAASVGVVLTGMGSDGAAGLEGIRAAGGRTFVESARTAVINGMPAAARGAAERDLALDEVAGVLAAIVGAE from the coding sequence GTGACGCAGCCCGCGCGGGTCCTGCTGGTGGATGACAGCGCCTTCGTACGCCGGGCCACGGAGCGCATGCTGGCGCCGCTGGCGGGCGTTTCCGTCGTCGGCTTCGCGCGCGACGGGGAGGAAGCGGTGCAGCAGGTGCGCGACCTGCGCCCGGACCTGGTCATCATGGACGTGGAAATGCCGGGGATGGACGGCGTGGCCGCGCTCGAACGCATCATGCGCGAGTGCCCCACGCCCGTCCTCCTCCTCAGCTCGCACACGCGCGACGGGGCGGAGATCACGCTGCGCGCGCTGGAGCACGGCGCGGTGGACTTTCTGGACAAGGGGGGTGCGGCTTCGTCCATGGACATTCATGCGCTCGCCCCCGTGCTGCGCGAAAAGGTGTGGGCCGTGCTCAAGGCGCGCACCGATCCGCTGCGCGCACCGGCGGAGTCCGGCCGCGCGGCGCGGGCGGTGGACAGCGCCCCGGCGCCCGCCCATCCGGGGCGGTACGAGGTGGTGGCGATCGGTACCTCCACCGGGGGCCCGCGCGCGCTGGCGGAGCTGATTCCCGCCCTTCCCGCCGGGTTCGCGGCCGCCGTGGTGGTCGCGCAGCACATGCCGGCGGGCTTTACCGAAACGCTTTCCGAGCGGCTGGACAAGCGCTCGCCGCTGCGGGTGAGCGAGGCGCGCGACGGCGACGCGGTGCTCCCCGGCTGCGTGCTCATTGCCCCCGGCGGGCGGCAGATGGAGCTGCGGCGCACGGGGGGCGCGCTGACGGTGCACGTGTTCGACGATCCCGGCCAGCTGCACAAGCCCAGCGTGGACCTGCTCTTCCGGTCGGTGGCGCGGGTGGCGGGGGCCGCCTCGGTGGGGGTGGTGCTGACGGGAATGGGAAGCGACGGCGCGGCGGGGCTGGAGGGGATCCGCGCCGCGGGAGGCCGCACCTTCGTGGAAAGCGCGCGGACGGCGGTGATCAACGGCATGCCCGCCGCGGCCCGCGGCGCCGCCGAGCGTGACCTTGCGCTGGACGAGGTCGCCGGCGTTCTGGCCGCCATCGTGGGAGCGGAGTGA
- a CDS encoding hybrid sensor histidine kinase/response regulator, translating to MAQVLVVDDQKVSRMTVAAILNSAGHSVQTAASGPEGIESATSGCPDVIVLDVQMPGMDGFEVVERLKQNASTAPIPILLLTAQAPTDELLVRGLELGAYDFLNKGCSRAELLARVGVMARIKRGYDELSSVARVSGLALESGELQALADGVAEQVARTFRADDVLLTLPGDTAMTEVRASHGIPTLDPRWFVLVDLVLDRLSCGPNAPAIAFDGAVEDWPHPFATGAGVCVTRSTGGPAVLAAFRRDGAPFGEEDLALLALLGRQATLALDNAVLHAQTRQQARTLEEQAGALERAMTERSRFFASMSHELRTPINAILGYSDLLREGVYGSLEPKQSGALERVVRSGRHLLELVNDVLDISKLEAGKLEIFPEPTSLGSLLREVSSTVELQARDKKLDLLLRMDDDIVAVTDPGRLRQIVLNLLSNAVKFTDVGSVRLVLSRYGTWAEVRVEDTGPGIALEDQERVFQEFEQTRGAAGRGGTGLGLPISRRLAELLGGSLNVRSTPGEGSVFTLRLPLARAPVPAAEAPVPAS from the coding sequence ATGGCACAGGTACTGGTGGTGGACGATCAGAAGGTGTCGCGGATGACGGTGGCCGCGATCCTCAACTCGGCGGGGCACTCGGTGCAGACGGCCGCGTCCGGGCCGGAGGGGATCGAGTCCGCCACCTCCGGCTGCCCCGACGTCATCGTGCTGGACGTGCAGATGCCGGGGATGGACGGGTTCGAGGTGGTGGAGCGGTTGAAGCAGAACGCCTCCACCGCCCCCATCCCCATTCTGCTGCTGACCGCGCAGGCGCCCACGGACGAGCTGCTGGTGCGCGGGCTGGAGCTGGGCGCGTACGACTTTCTCAACAAGGGGTGCAGCCGCGCCGAGCTGCTGGCGCGCGTGGGGGTCATGGCGCGCATCAAGCGCGGGTACGACGAGCTTTCGTCCGTGGCGCGCGTGTCGGGGCTGGCGCTGGAGTCGGGGGAGCTGCAGGCGCTGGCGGACGGCGTGGCCGAGCAGGTGGCGCGCACCTTTCGCGCGGACGACGTGCTGCTGACGCTTCCCGGCGACACGGCGATGACGGAGGTGCGCGCGTCGCACGGCATTCCCACGCTGGACCCGCGCTGGTTCGTGCTGGTGGACCTGGTGCTGGACCGGCTTTCGTGCGGGCCCAACGCGCCCGCGATCGCGTTCGATGGCGCGGTGGAAGACTGGCCGCACCCCTTTGCCACCGGCGCGGGCGTGTGCGTGACGCGGTCCACGGGCGGGCCGGCGGTGCTGGCCGCGTTCCGGCGGGACGGGGCCCCGTTCGGCGAAGAGGATCTGGCGCTGCTGGCGCTGCTGGGGCGGCAGGCCACGCTCGCGCTGGACAACGCGGTGCTGCACGCGCAGACGCGCCAGCAGGCGCGCACGCTGGAAGAGCAGGCCGGCGCGCTGGAACGGGCCATGACGGAGCGATCGCGCTTCTTTGCGTCCATGAGCCACGAACTGCGCACGCCCATCAACGCGATCCTGGGCTACAGCGACCTGCTGCGTGAAGGGGTGTACGGCTCGCTGGAGCCCAAGCAGTCCGGCGCGCTGGAGCGGGTGGTGCGCAGCGGCCGGCACCTGCTGGAGCTGGTGAACGACGTGCTCGACATCAGCAAGCTGGAAGCGGGCAAGCTGGAGATCTTTCCCGAGCCCACGTCGCTGGGGTCGCTGCTGCGCGAGGTGTCGTCCACGGTGGAGCTGCAGGCGCGCGACAAGAAGCTGGACCTGCTGCTGCGGATGGACGACGACATCGTGGCCGTCACCGATCCGGGCCGGCTGCGGCAGATCGTGCTGAACCTGCTGAGCAACGCGGTCAAGTTCACCGACGTGGGGAGCGTGCGGCTGGTGCTGAGCCGCTATGGCACCTGGGCCGAGGTGCGGGTGGAAGACACGGGCCCCGGCATCGCGCTGGAAGACCAGGAGCGCGTGTTTCAGGAGTTCGAGCAGACGCGCGGGGCGGCGGGGCGCGGCGGCACGGGGCTGGGCCTGCCCATCTCGCGGCGCCTGGCGGAGCTGCTGGGCGGCAGCCTGAACGTGCGCAGCACGCCGGGCGAGGGCTCCGTCTTTACCCTGCGCCTGCCGCTGGCCCGCGCGCCGGTCCCCGCTGCGGAGGCGCCGGTACCGGCCTCCTGA
- a CDS encoding response regulator, whose translation MADERRRRLLVVEDSPMMVRMYRMVLGGRYELAFAPDGAQGLDAAAREPALDGLVVDINMPAMDGLEFIRRLRGELGMTEVPVLVCSTEATEADRESARASGANGFLPKPWTPPELLAALEAHLGGAAA comes from the coding sequence GTGGCGGATGAACGGCGCAGGCGGCTGCTGGTGGTGGAAGACAGCCCCATGATGGTGCGGATGTACCGCATGGTACTCGGCGGCCGGTACGAGCTGGCGTTCGCGCCGGACGGCGCGCAGGGGCTGGACGCCGCCGCGCGCGAGCCGGCGCTGGACGGGCTGGTGGTGGACATCAACATGCCCGCCATGGACGGCCTGGAGTTCATCCGGCGCCTTCGCGGCGAACTGGGGATGACGGAGGTTCCCGTGCTGGTGTGCTCCACCGAGGCCACGGAGGCGGACCGCGAGTCCGCCCGCGCCAGCGGCGCCAACGGCTTTCTGCCCAAGCCGTGGACCCCGCCGGAGCTGCTGGCCGCGCTGGAGGCCCACCTGGGCGGGGCCGCGGCGTGA